A stretch of DNA from Micromonospora peucetia:
GCTGATAGGCCGCGAGCCCATCCCAGGCCGAAAAACTTTCCACCAAACACCATGCGGTATAAGGTCATATTCGGTATTAGCCCCCGTTTCCGAGGGTTATCCCAAAGCCTAGGGCAGGTTGCTCACGTGTTACTCACCCGTTCGCCGCTCGAGTACCCCGAAGGGCCTTTCCGCTCGACTTGCATGTGTTAAGCACGCCGCCAGCGTTCGTCCTGAGCCAGGATCAAACTCTCCAACAAAAACTTGTTGAAAAACTGTCCCGGCAACAAACAAATGTTGCCAAAGGAATCCAAGACCAGCCAAACCGAAGCCTGACCAATCCCGGGGTATAAATCATTTTGGCACTGGCTTATCAAGCACCCTGTTGAGTTCTCAAAGAACAACCACACACCGCCCAGAAACCCCACACCGTGGAGCACCCGACCCGGGGCATTTCGTTCGCATCCCCGCCGCTCTCGCGCCGGGCACTTTTACTACGCTACCCGGTGATTTCCGCCGAGTCAAACCGCTCTGTAGCGATCCGCACCACTTCAACCCTATTTCCGGGCGCCACCTGACAACGGCTCTCGCCGTTCCCGACAGTGGCTTCCGGCAGGCCGGCCGCTCTGCGATTTCCCGCGAGCTCGCCCGGTTCCCTACCGGCGATGAACCATACCCGGTCGGCTCCGCCTCGCCAAATCCGCCTCGCGGCAGACTCGGGGCACCGCCCGGCCCGGGTACCGGAAAGTGCAACTCTCCGGCCCCGAAGCTCAATCCTGCGCCCGGCCGCCGGTGCTTTCGCCCCGATTCGTCCGTTCCGCGCTGGCAGAGAGAAAGTTACGCCCCCGGCGGATTGATCGTCAAATCCGCCGGGGGCGTCCCGCGTCACATCCGCGACGTACGACTATCCGCGCAGCTCGACCCCGGCGAACGACCGCTTGCCGCGACGCAGCACCAGGTACCGGCCGTGCAGCAGCTCGTCGAGGCCCACCGTGGCGTCAGTCTCGGTGACCCGGGTGTTGTTCACGTAGGCGCCGCCCTCGGCGATCACCCGGCGCGCCTCCTTGAGGCTCGGCACCAACCCGGAGTCGCGTAGCAGCCCGGCGACGTCGGGCAGCTCGTCGACGTGGACGAGGCCGGCCTCAGCCAGCGCGGCCCGCAGCGTCGCCGGCGCGAGGTCGTCCAGCGAGCCACGGCCGAAGAGCGCCTGGCTCGCGGCGACCACCTGCGCCATCTCCCGCTCGCCGTGCACCAGGGTGGTCAGCTCCTCGGCGAGCGCCCGCTGTGCCGCCCGGGCCGCCGGCCGCTCGGCGGTCTCCTTCTCCAGCGCCTCCAGTTCCTCGCGGGAACGGAAGCTGAAGTAACGCAGGTAGCGACCCACGTCCCGGTCGTCCACGTTGACCCAGAACTGGTAGAACGCGTACGGGCTGGTCATCTCGGGGTCGAGCCAGATGGCGCCGCCCTCGGTCTTGCCGAACTTCGTCCCGTCGGACTTCGTCACCAACGGCGTGGTGAACGCCTGCACCGGGCCGGCGCCGCGCCGGCGGATGTAGTCGACGCCGGCGGTGATGTTGCCCCACTGGTCCGAGCCGCCGAACTGGAGCTGGCATCCGTGCCGGCGGTGCAGCTCGAAGAAGTCGTTCGCCTGGAGCAGCTGGTAGCTGAACTCGGTGAAGCTGATGCCGCTCTCCAGCCGCGCCCTGACCACCTCCCGCGCCAGCATCTTGTTGACCGGGAAGTGCTTGCCGACGTCACGGAGGAACTCGACCACCGACATCTCGCCGGTCCAGTCCAGGTTGTTGACCAGTCGCGCCGCGTTCTCGCCCTCGTACGAGACGAAGGGGGCGAGCTGGTCGCGGATCCGGGCCACCCAGCCGGCGACCACCTCGGGCGGGTTGAGGGACCGCTCGGCGCTCTCCTTCGGGTCGCCGATCTGCCCGGTGGCGCCGCCGACGAGCAGCAGCGGCCGGTGCCCGGCGAGCTGGAGCCGACGGGCCGTGGCGACCTGCATGAGGTGGCCGACGTGCAGGCTCGGCGCGGTCGGGTCGAAGCCCACGTAGTAGGCGGCGGAACCGCCGTCGAGCAGCGTACGCAGCTCGTCGAGGCCGGTGGAGTCCTGGATCAGGCCCCGCCACCGCAGGTCGTCGGTCAGGGAGTCCCGCCCGGGAGGCGGGGGGCTGCTGTCGGTCACGGTCACCGATTCTCCCCCATGACCGGGGACGGACCGTACCGGGTTTGCCGGGTGGGCCGCGGCGTAGGCTGGCCGCGCCCTGATCGAGGAGGAGAACGCCGTGGAGATGCCGGATCTGACGGGCGGCTTCGTCGCCCTGCTCGGCCTCAAGCTGGACGAGGTCGACGGGAACCGTGTGGTGATCCGCTGGCAGGTCCGCCCTGAGCTGCACCAACCGTTCGGGATCCAGCACGGCGGCGTGTACTGCTCGGTGGTCGAGACGGCCGCCAGCATCGGCGGTTCGCTGTGGCTGGGCGATCGGGGGCGCGTCGTGGGCGTGTCGAACCAGACCGACTTCCTCCGGGCGGTCCACGACGGCGAGCTGAGCGCCGTGGGCACCCCCGTGCACCGGGGACGCAGCCAGCAGCTCTGGCAGGTGGAGATCACCGACGCCGACGACCGGCTCGTGGCCCGCGGCCAGGTCCGGCTGCAGAACCTCTACCCGGCCTGACCGCGCCGCGGCGACGCGGCCCGCGGCGGGGGCACGACGGACAGCCGCTCGTCCGCGTGGCTCAGCCCCGGGCCTCGTCCAGCACGGCCTCGGCGTCGGGGGTCGACTCGGCCCGTCGGCGCAGCCGCACTCCGGTGATCGCGCGGTGGTCGATGCGGGTCACTTCCAGCTCCCAGCCGTCCACCGTGACGCTCTCCCCCGCGACGGTGGGGATGTGGCCGAGGCAGGTGAGCACCAGACCCGCGATGGTGGTGTAGTCGCCGCCCGGACGGCCCGGCAGCTCGACCCCGAGATCGACCAGGTCGTGCACGGGGAACGTGCCGGGAAGCGACATCGCGCCGTCCGGCTCGGTGCGCACGGAGCGCACGTCCCGGTCGGTCTCGTCGTAGATCTCCCCGACGATCTCCTCCAGGATGTCCTCCAGGGTGACGATCCCGTCGACGGCGCCACGCTCGTCGACCACCAGGGCGATGTGCTGGCGTTCGGCCTTGAACTGCCGCAGCGCGTCCACCACGGGCAGGGAGTCCGGCAGCAGCATCGGTGGTCGGGCGCACTCGTCGACCGGCCGGTCGTCGGGCACCCCGACCAGGTCACGCAGGTGGATCACCCCGACCGCGTCGTCGAGCCCGCCGTGCCGGACCACCGGCGCCCGGGAGTGGCCGGTGGCGGCCAGCAGCAGCCGCGCGGCCTCCGCCGTGGTGCCGCTGTCGAGCGTGAAGACCTGCAACCGGGGTACGAGCACCGCCCGCAGCTGCCGGTCGGCGATCTCCACGGCACCGGCGATGATGGTCCGCTGCTCCTTGGTGAAGCCGTGGTTGCCGGCGACGATGTCACGCAGCTCGTCCGGGCCGATCTCGTCGGGCTCGTGCTTGGGGTTCAGCCCGACCAGACGTACCACCAGGTCGCTGGTGGCGCCGAGGGCCCAGACGGCCGGGCGGGTCGCGGAGGCCAGCAGATCGAGCGGGCGGGCCACCAGCAGCGCCCACCGCTCCGCGGCCTGCATGGCGATCCGTTTCGGGGCCAGCTCCCCGAAGACCAGGGTGACGAAGGTCAACGCGAGGGTGACCAGCACGATCGCGAGGGTCTCGGCGGCGCCGCCGAACGCGCTGAGCAGCGGTACGAGAGGCTTGGCCAGCGACACGGCCGCCGCCGCCGACGCCAGGAAGCCGGCGAGGGTGATCCCGATCTGGATGGTGGCCAGGAAACGGTTCGGATCCTTGGCGAGACGGGCCAGCACCCGGCCGGCGCGGCTGACGCGTTCCAGCCGTTGGATCTGGCTGTCCCGCAGTGAGACCAGCGCCATCTCGCTGCCGGCGAAGACCGCGTTGAGGATGACCAGGACACCGACCAGGGCCAGTTGGGTCCAGATGCTCTGCACGCCTGGCTCTCCTCACGCGGGACCGGTGCCCGCCGGCACGACGGGCACCGCCGGCCGAAGGTCACGGCCGGCGTAGGCCAGTCTGTGCCCGCCGGGCCGGCCGGTGAATCCTCATCCGGTGCCCGAAGTGATCAGGTCCGCGCGGCGGCCGGCCCGGCGGGCAGGTCGAGGGCGTACGAGCGGCCCTCGGGGCGGAAGCCCAGCCGGTGGTAGTACGGGGCGACCATGCCGGGTGGGGTGACGACCCGGCGGAAGCCCCGGTCGGTGAAGAGGCTGCTGCGCCGGTAGACGAACTCGCCCGGGGTGAAGTCCCGGAACCGCCGGGTGACGTAGTCGAGGTCGACCTGTGCCACGCCGTCCGCCGCGGCGTGCGACAACACCACGCCGACCACCTCGTCGGCGCGGACGACCAGGAACGCCGTACGTTCGGCGACGGTGCCGGGGGGCCAGCGGAAGCCGGGGTTGAACCGGGCGATGTCGGCGGCGTGCACCCGCAGCGTGTGGGCCAGGAACTGGTCGTCGACCCCGACCTCGACCACCTGGTAGGTGGCCTCGTCGTGGCGGGTGGCGAGCATGGTCCGCAGGTACCAGACGTTGATCACGGCGAGCACGACGTTCAGCCCGACCATCGGCCAGACCTGCACGGCGGCGTTGTAACCGATCAGGATCAGACAGCCGACCAGGTTCAGGGCACGCAGCCGGAGGATGCGCGTCTGCAGCAGCGACCAGACCAGCAGCGCCGAGCCGGTCCAGCCGATCAGTTCCAGCCAGTTCACCCCGCGAGAGTAGTGGTCGCGCGGATGCGGTGGCCGGGTGGGCGCCGCGGTCGGGCCCGGCATGCCCGGTCACCTGCGGATGGGTCAGTCGCCGGCGAACTCCAGCACCCACTCCTGCACCTCGGCGCCCCGGCCGTTGGCGTACCCCTTGTCCTCGCCGGTGACGACGAAGCCGCACTTGCGCAGCACCGCGAGCGAGGCCCGGTTGTCCTTGGCGGCGCGGGCGCGCACGGGTCGCTGGGGCAGCTCGCGCAGCAGCGTGGCGAGCGCCGCCGTGGCGTGCCCCCGGCCCCAGCGGCGCGGGTCGATCCAGTAGCTGACCTCCGTCTGCTCGTCGGCGGGAAAGGCGACCACGTGGCCGACGACCTCGTCGTCGACGACCACCGTGCGGGCGACGATCCGCTCGTCGGCGCGCACGCGGCGCCAGTGGTCGTCGAACCGCCCCCGGTCGGCCGGGTCCGCCGGCCCGAAGGCGGCCATCCAGTTGGCCTCCGCGTCCTGCTCATGGGCGAAGAAGAAGGGCAGGTCGTCGTCGCGTACGGGGCGCAGGCGCAGCTCGGCGGTCACGGGCCCGAGGATAGGGCCGGCCACCGACAACCACGCTCGCCAGAGGGCCGGAGGTCCTGTTCACGGTGGTCCTCCGGCTCTGCCCGGCGCCGGTCCCGCCCGGCAGAGTGGTGGTCGAAAGCGAGAAGCGAGCTGGGAGGCCCCGATGCGCGCCACGGTTGTCACCGCGTTCGACCGTCCGCTGGAGATCCTCGACGTGCCCGTGCCGCAGCCCGGTCCCGGCCAGTTGCTGGTCCGGATCGAGGCCAGCGGACTGTGCCACACCGACATCCACGCCGCCCGCGGCGACTGGCCGGTCAAACCGAACCCGCCCTTCGTCCCGGGCCACGAGGGGGTCGGCATCGTCGAGCGGGTGGGCGCCGGGGTCACCGAGCACGCCGTCGGCGACCGGGTCGCGCTGCCGTGGCTCGGCTGGGCCTGCGGCACCTGCGACTACTGCGTCACCGGTTGGGAGACGCTGTGCGAGTCGCAGCGCAACACGGGCTACGCCATCGACGGCGCGCACGCCGAGTACGCGGTCGGGTCGGCCCGCTACGCCGTACGGGTGCCCGAGGGCGTCGACCCGGTGGAGGCGGCTCCGTTGACCTGCGCGGGTGTCACCACGTACAAGGCGGTCAAGGTCGCCGGGGTACGGCCGGGCGACCGGGTGGCGATCTTCGGCATCGGCGGCCTCGGTCACCTCGCCCAGCAGTACGCCCAGCTGCACGGCGGTGAGACGGTGGCCGTCGACGTCACCGACGAGAAGCTGGCACTGGCCGCCTCCCTCGGCGCCGCGCACACGGTCGACGCGGCCCGGGTCGACCCGGTCGAGGCGATCACCGCGCTCGGCGGGGTGGACGTGGCCGTCGTGCTGGCCGCGAGCCCGACCGTGATCGCGCAGGCCCACGGTTGCCTGCGCCGCGGCGGCCGGCTGGTGCTGGTCTCGCTGCCGAAGGAGAACGCGATGACCCTGCCGGTCTTCGAGACCGTACTCAAGGGGATCACTGTGATCGGCTCGATCGTCGGCACCCGGGCGGACCTGGCGGAGGTGTTCCGGCTGCACGCGGCCGGCCGTACCCGGGTGATCCACGAGGTGCGCAAGCTCGATGAGATCAACGATGCCATCGAGGACGTGCTCGCCGGCCGGGTCGCCGCCCGCCTGGTGCTCCAGCCCTGACCCCGCGGCCCGGCCGCCGTTGCCGCGGCGGCCGGGTCGACGGTTCCGACCGGCGCGGACCCCGGCGGCGGGCCGGCCCGGGTGGTCTCTGCCGACGACGGCGCGGGCCGGGCTGGTCCGCCGGCGGGCGGGGCGCCCACCGGTTAGCCGTAGAGGTCGAGCAGCCGGCCCCGGGCCGCGTGCAACCGGTCC
This window harbors:
- a CDS encoding GNAT family N-acetyltransferase produces the protein MTAELRLRPVRDDDLPFFFAHEQDAEANWMAAFGPADPADRGRFDDHWRRVRADERIVARTVVVDDEVVGHVVAFPADEQTEVSYWIDPRRWGRGHATAALATLLRELPQRPVRARAAKDNRASLAVLRKCGFVVTGEDKGYANGRGAEVQEWVLEFAGD
- the tyrS gene encoding tyrosine--tRNA ligase; protein product: MTDSSPPPPGRDSLTDDLRWRGLIQDSTGLDELRTLLDGGSAAYYVGFDPTAPSLHVGHLMQVATARRLQLAGHRPLLLVGGATGQIGDPKESAERSLNPPEVVAGWVARIRDQLAPFVSYEGENAARLVNNLDWTGEMSVVEFLRDVGKHFPVNKMLAREVVRARLESGISFTEFSYQLLQANDFFELHRRHGCQLQFGGSDQWGNITAGVDYIRRRGAGPVQAFTTPLVTKSDGTKFGKTEGGAIWLDPEMTSPYAFYQFWVNVDDRDVGRYLRYFSFRSREELEALEKETAERPAARAAQRALAEELTTLVHGEREMAQVVAASQALFGRGSLDDLAPATLRAALAEAGLVHVDELPDVAGLLRDSGLVPSLKEARRVIAEGGAYVNNTRVTETDATVGLDELLHGRYLVLRRGKRSFAGVELRG
- a CDS encoding zinc-dependent alcohol dehydrogenase; protein product: MRATVVTAFDRPLEILDVPVPQPGPGQLLVRIEASGLCHTDIHAARGDWPVKPNPPFVPGHEGVGIVERVGAGVTEHAVGDRVALPWLGWACGTCDYCVTGWETLCESQRNTGYAIDGAHAEYAVGSARYAVRVPEGVDPVEAAPLTCAGVTTYKAVKVAGVRPGDRVAIFGIGGLGHLAQQYAQLHGGETVAVDVTDEKLALAASLGAAHTVDAARVDPVEAITALGGVDVAVVLAASPTVIAQAHGCLRRGGRLVLVSLPKENAMTLPVFETVLKGITVIGSIVGTRADLAEVFRLHAAGRTRVIHEVRKLDEINDAIEDVLAGRVAARLVLQP
- a CDS encoding PaaI family thioesterase, with the translated sequence MPDLTGGFVALLGLKLDEVDGNRVVIRWQVRPELHQPFGIQHGGVYCSVVETAASIGGSLWLGDRGRVVGVSNQTDFLRAVHDGELSAVGTPVHRGRSQQLWQVEITDADDRLVARGQVRLQNLYPA
- a CDS encoding hemolysin family protein, which gives rise to MQSIWTQLALVGVLVILNAVFAGSEMALVSLRDSQIQRLERVSRAGRVLARLAKDPNRFLATIQIGITLAGFLASAAAAVSLAKPLVPLLSAFGGAAETLAIVLVTLALTFVTLVFGELAPKRIAMQAAERWALLVARPLDLLASATRPAVWALGATSDLVVRLVGLNPKHEPDEIGPDELRDIVAGNHGFTKEQRTIIAGAVEIADRQLRAVLVPRLQVFTLDSGTTAEAARLLLAATGHSRAPVVRHGGLDDAVGVIHLRDLVGVPDDRPVDECARPPMLLPDSLPVVDALRQFKAERQHIALVVDERGAVDGIVTLEDILEEIVGEIYDETDRDVRSVRTEPDGAMSLPGTFPVHDLVDLGVELPGRPGGDYTTIAGLVLTCLGHIPTVAGESVTVDGWELEVTRIDHRAITGVRLRRRAESTPDAEAVLDEARG